In Streptomyces durocortorensis, a genomic segment contains:
- the pgsA gene encoding phosphatidylinositol phosphate synthase: protein MLNKYARAFFTRVLTPFAALLLRLGVSPDAVTLIGTAGVMAGALVFFPMGEFFWGTIVITIFVFSDLVDGNMARQAGISSRWGAFLDSTLDRVADGAIFAGFALWYAGSGDDNILCAVAIFCLASGQVVSYTKARGESIGLPVAVNGLVERAERLVISLVAAGLAGLHKFGVPHIDVLLPIALWIVAAGSLVTLIQRVVTVRRESAEADAAEADADASAVGSADQGSEADR from the coding sequence ATGCTGAACAAGTACGCGCGTGCATTCTTCACGCGTGTCCTCACCCCGTTCGCCGCTCTGCTGCTCCGCCTCGGGGTCAGCCCCGACGCGGTCACTCTCATCGGCACGGCCGGAGTGATGGCAGGTGCGCTGGTCTTTTTCCCGATGGGGGAGTTCTTCTGGGGCACGATCGTCATCACGATCTTCGTCTTCTCCGACCTCGTCGACGGCAACATGGCGCGGCAGGCCGGGATCTCCAGCCGGTGGGGCGCGTTCCTCGACTCGACGCTGGACCGGGTCGCCGACGGGGCGATCTTCGCCGGATTCGCTCTCTGGTACGCGGGCAGCGGTGACGACAACATCCTCTGCGCCGTCGCGATCTTCTGCCTGGCCAGCGGCCAGGTGGTCTCGTACACCAAGGCGCGCGGCGAGTCGATCGGCCTGCCGGTCGCGGTCAACGGCCTCGTGGAGCGCGCCGAGCGCCTGGTGATCTCACTGGTCGCGGCAGGTCTCGCCGGACTGCACAAGTTCGGCGTCCCGCACATCGACGTCCTGCTCCCGATCGCCCTGTGGATCGTCGCCGCGGGCAGCCTGGTCACGCTGATCCAGCGCGTGGTGACCGTACGCCGTGAATCGGCGGAGGCGGACGCCGCGGAGGCGGACGCGGACGCGTCCGCCGTCGGCTCCGCCGACCAGGGGAGCGAGGCCGACCGGTGA